A single Micromonospora luteifusca DNA region contains:
- a CDS encoding sugar ABC transporter substrate-binding protein, translating to MRKGILTIAAVGLLATGGLTACSDDSGGDKAASAKTPKIGVILPDSKSSVRWETADRRFLEEAFKAAGVQYDIQNAQNDKTAFQTIADQMITGGVTALMIVNLDSGTGKAVLDKAKSQGVATIDYDRLTLGGSAQYYVSFDNETVGKLQGEGLAKCLTEKGAKNPVVAYLNGSPTDNNATLFKAGYDSVLKPKFDAKEYVKGPEDAVPAWDNAQAATIFEQQLTKANGKIDGVLAANDGLGNAAISILKKNKLNGKVPVTGQDASVEGLQNILVGDQCMTVYKAVREEAKAASDLAIALAKGEKKDTGQTVKDPEGGRDVPSVLLTPKAIYKETVKDVIADGYVTKEQVCSGTYAKLCADAGIS from the coding sequence ATGCGTAAGGGGATCCTCACCATCGCCGCCGTGGGCCTGCTCGCGACCGGCGGATTGACCGCCTGCAGCGACGACTCCGGCGGCGACAAGGCCGCCTCGGCCAAGACTCCCAAGATCGGCGTGATCCTCCCGGACAGCAAGTCGTCCGTCCGCTGGGAGACCGCGGACCGCCGATTCCTGGAGGAGGCGTTCAAGGCCGCAGGCGTCCAGTACGACATTCAGAACGCGCAGAACGACAAGACCGCCTTCCAGACGATCGCCGACCAGATGATCACCGGCGGCGTGACCGCCCTGATGATCGTCAACCTGGACTCCGGCACCGGCAAGGCCGTGCTCGACAAGGCCAAGTCGCAGGGCGTCGCCACCATCGACTACGACCGGCTCACCCTCGGCGGCTCCGCCCAGTACTACGTCAGCTTCGACAACGAGACCGTCGGCAAGCTTCAGGGCGAGGGTCTGGCGAAGTGCCTGACCGAGAAGGGCGCCAAGAACCCCGTCGTGGCGTACCTCAACGGCTCCCCCACCGACAACAACGCCACCCTGTTCAAGGCCGGCTACGACTCGGTGCTCAAGCCGAAGTTCGACGCCAAGGAATACGTCAAGGGCCCCGAGGACGCGGTGCCGGCGTGGGACAACGCGCAGGCCGCGACGATCTTCGAGCAGCAGCTCACCAAGGCCAACGGCAAGATCGACGGCGTGCTGGCCGCCAACGACGGTCTCGGCAACGCGGCCATCTCGATCCTGAAGAAGAACAAGCTCAACGGCAAGGTGCCGGTGACCGGACAGGACGCCAGCGTCGAGGGCCTGCAGAACATCCTCGTCGGTGACCAGTGCATGACCGTCTACAAGGCAGTCCGGGAAGAGGCCAAGGCCGCCTCCGACCTCGCCATCGCGCTCGCCAAGGGCGAGAAGAAGGACACCGGCCAGACGGTGAAGGACCCGGAGGGTGGCCGTGACGTCCCCTCGGTGCTGCTCACTCCGAAGGCGATCTACAAGGAGACCGTCAAGGACGTCATCGCCGACGGCTACGTGACCAAGGAGCAGGTCTGCTCCGGGACGTACGCCAAGCTCTGCGCCGACGCCGGCATCAGCTGA
- the groES gene encoding co-chaperone GroES produces the protein MPVTTATKVAIKPLEDRIVVQANEAETTTASGIVIPDTAKEKPQEGTVLAVGPGRVDDNGNRVPVDVQVGDTVLYSKYGGTEVKYAGEEYLVLSARDVLAVIEK, from the coding sequence ATGCCCGTGACTACCGCGACCAAGGTTGCGATCAAGCCGCTCGAGGACCGCATCGTGGTCCAGGCGAACGAGGCTGAGACCACCACGGCGTCGGGCATCGTGATCCCCGACACCGCCAAGGAGAAGCCGCAGGAGGGCACTGTCCTCGCTGTGGGCCCGGGGCGCGTCGACGACAACGGCAACCGGGTTCCGGTTGACGTTCAGGTCGGCGACACCGTCCTCTACTCGAAGTACGGCGGCACCGAGGTCAAGTACGCCGGCGAGGAGTACCTGGTGCTCTCCGCCCGCGACGTCCTCGCGGTCATCGAGAAGTAA
- a CDS encoding THUMP-like domain-containing protein, with amino-acid sequence MDLDQLAALRTPEGSAALAAAAGLAGGDPLAAASALRAGGVPPTLAAAALTQAELRHRAVGKFGPAAAGMFLTRPGLEQATRRVVADRRAARLHAAGVRTLADLGCGLGADALAAARAGIRVYGVEADPVTAAMAAANAAAAGLADLFTVECGDATAFDVSRVDGVFCDPARRTTGTGRRIFDPRAYSPPWDFVTGLAERVPRTVVKVAPGLDHALIPAGAEAEWVGVDGDLVEAALWCGELAEVPRRATLYRQRGAEAHRHQLTGSGADEAAVGPPRRYLYDPDPAVVRAHLVAELAVELDATLGDPSIAYLYADRPTRTPYARCLEITDVLPFSLKRLRALLRDRRVGRVEILKRGSALTPEQLRRDLRLAGDAAASLVLTRVGGAPTVLVGRPVD; translated from the coding sequence GTGGATCTCGACCAGCTGGCGGCGCTGCGTACCCCCGAGGGGTCGGCCGCGCTCGCGGCGGCGGCCGGGCTGGCCGGCGGTGATCCGCTGGCCGCGGCGTCGGCGCTGCGCGCTGGCGGGGTGCCGCCGACGCTGGCCGCGGCGGCGCTCACCCAGGCCGAACTCCGCCACCGGGCGGTCGGCAAGTTCGGCCCGGCCGCCGCTGGGATGTTCCTCACCCGCCCTGGCCTGGAGCAGGCCACCCGCCGGGTGGTCGCCGACCGTCGGGCCGCCAGGCTGCACGCGGCCGGCGTCCGCACCCTGGCCGACCTCGGCTGCGGCCTCGGCGCGGACGCGCTGGCCGCCGCCCGCGCCGGCATCCGGGTGTACGGGGTGGAGGCCGACCCGGTGACCGCCGCGATGGCCGCCGCCAACGCCGCAGCGGCCGGACTGGCCGACCTGTTCACGGTCGAGTGCGGCGATGCCACCGCGTTCGACGTCTCCCGCGTCGACGGGGTCTTCTGTGACCCGGCCCGCCGCACCACCGGCACCGGACGGCGGATCTTCGACCCGCGCGCCTACTCGCCACCGTGGGACTTCGTCACCGGGCTGGCCGAGCGGGTGCCGCGCACCGTGGTGAAGGTGGCGCCGGGTCTGGACCACGCGCTCATTCCGGCCGGCGCGGAGGCGGAGTGGGTCGGCGTGGACGGCGACCTGGTCGAGGCCGCGCTCTGGTGCGGCGAACTGGCGGAGGTGCCCCGCCGCGCCACTCTCTACCGCCAGCGGGGTGCCGAGGCCCACCGCCACCAGCTCACCGGCTCGGGTGCCGACGAGGCCGCGGTCGGGCCGCCCCGCCGCTACCTGTACGACCCGGACCCGGCGGTGGTACGCGCACACCTCGTCGCCGAACTGGCCGTCGAACTGGACGCCACCCTCGGCGACCCGAGCATCGCCTACCTCTACGCCGACCGCCCGACCCGCACCCCGTACGCGCGCTGTCTGGAGATCACCGACGTGCTGCCGTTCTCACTGAAGCGTCTGCGGGCGCTGCTGCGGGACCGCCGGGTGGGCCGGGTCGAGATCCTCAAGCGGGGTTCGGCGCTCACTCCGGAACAGCTCCGGCGGGATCTGCGGCTGGCCGGCGATGCGGCGGCGAGTCTGGTGCTCACCCGGGTCGGCGGGGCGCCGACAGTGCTCGTCGGTCGGCCGGTCGACTAG
- a CDS encoding DUF4142 domain-containing protein, producing the protein MAPLRSARRRLGIRTHRAAMLLIAIIAGMGVLPGVAVAAPAGGGQQLNAADMTLLNGVRLAGLWEMPAGQMAAEKGQSAKVREIGAGIANEHQRLDQLTVDAANKLGASIPSEPTAEQKGWLAEMQKASGARFDQIFVTRLRVAHGKIFPVIGAVRASTRDATVRKLCDDANGFVMHHMQMLESTGLVRWPELPPAALPAPGEDGLLAAAAANTGPQVGVSSTVVWLVFLAALGTGGIATYRMLRRN; encoded by the coding sequence ATGGCACCGCTCAGATCCGCCCGTCGCCGGCTGGGCATCCGGACCCATCGAGCGGCGATGCTGCTCATCGCGATCATCGCGGGGATGGGTGTCCTGCCCGGCGTCGCCGTCGCCGCACCCGCCGGCGGCGGCCAGCAGCTCAATGCCGCCGACATGACGCTGCTCAACGGGGTGCGGCTGGCCGGGTTGTGGGAGATGCCGGCCGGCCAGATGGCCGCCGAGAAGGGCCAGTCGGCCAAGGTCCGGGAGATCGGCGCCGGCATCGCCAACGAGCACCAGCGGCTCGACCAGCTCACGGTGGACGCCGCGAACAAGTTGGGCGCGAGCATCCCCAGCGAGCCGACGGCCGAGCAGAAGGGCTGGCTGGCTGAGATGCAGAAGGCCTCCGGCGCCCGGTTCGACCAGATCTTCGTCACCCGGCTCCGGGTCGCCCACGGCAAGATCTTCCCGGTGATCGGCGCGGTCCGCGCCAGCACCCGCGACGCCACCGTCCGTAAGCTCTGCGACGATGCCAACGGCTTCGTCATGCATCACATGCAGATGCTGGAGAGCACCGGGCTGGTCCGCTGGCCGGAGCTGCCGCCCGCGGCGCTGCCCGCTCCCGGTGAGGACGGGCTGTTGGCCGCCGCCGCCGCCAACACCGGACCACAGGTCGGGGTCAGCAGCACCGTCGTCTGGCTGGTCTTCCTTGCCGCGCTGGGCACCGGCGGAATCGCCACCTACCGGATGCTGCGCCGCAACTGA
- a CDS encoding ROK family protein encodes MRPGPSQDDVRRQNLGALLRHVHVHGATTRAELTTTLGLNRSTIGALTADLSAVGLVSEGAPKETGRAGRPSLVVRPESARVYAYAYSVEVDRLRAARIGLGGAVLDRRSLDRPRGLLAAEAAPLLAGAVKEMQQVVPTDAICVGAGVAVCGMVRRDDGLVRLGPTTGWVDEPIGAALGAELGVNVPVTVGNVADVAAFAEHARGVAAGCDNVLYLYGDVGVGAGIIAGGRRLTGHGGYGGEVGHMKVVLDGKPCECGARGCWETEIGEHALLRAAGRSGARGRDALLAVFDAADRGDARAQTAVRQAGDWLGFGVANLVNVFNPEMVIFGGTMRDLYLAAAAQIRSRLNSNALGACLEHVRLRTPKLGEDAPLIGAAELAFERLLADPLDVG; translated from the coding sequence ATGCGCCCAGGACCGAGCCAGGACGACGTCCGACGGCAGAACCTCGGGGCCCTGCTGCGGCACGTGCACGTTCACGGGGCGACCACACGCGCCGAACTGACCACCACGCTGGGCCTCAACCGCAGCACCATCGGCGCGCTCACCGCCGACCTGTCCGCGGTGGGGCTGGTCAGCGAAGGCGCGCCGAAGGAGACCGGCCGGGCCGGCCGACCGTCACTGGTCGTCCGGCCCGAGTCGGCCCGGGTCTACGCGTACGCGTACTCAGTGGAGGTGGACCGGCTGCGCGCGGCCCGGATCGGGCTGGGTGGGGCGGTCCTGGACCGCCGGAGTCTGGACCGACCCCGTGGCCTGCTGGCCGCGGAGGCCGCGCCGCTCCTGGCCGGTGCGGTGAAGGAGATGCAGCAGGTCGTGCCCACCGACGCGATCTGCGTCGGTGCCGGCGTCGCGGTTTGTGGCATGGTCCGCCGCGACGACGGCCTGGTGCGGCTCGGGCCGACCACCGGCTGGGTGGACGAGCCGATCGGCGCCGCACTCGGTGCCGAGTTGGGCGTCAACGTGCCGGTCACCGTGGGCAACGTGGCGGACGTGGCAGCGTTCGCCGAACACGCACGGGGGGTGGCGGCCGGCTGCGACAACGTCCTCTACCTGTACGGCGACGTCGGCGTGGGTGCCGGCATCATCGCCGGTGGGCGCCGGCTGACCGGGCACGGCGGGTACGGCGGCGAGGTCGGCCACATGAAGGTGGTCCTCGACGGCAAGCCCTGTGAGTGCGGCGCCCGGGGCTGTTGGGAGACCGAGATCGGTGAGCACGCTCTCCTGCGCGCTGCCGGCCGCTCCGGCGCCCGAGGTCGTGACGCGCTGCTCGCCGTCTTCGACGCCGCCGACCGGGGTGACGCCCGCGCCCAGACAGCCGTCCGCCAGGCCGGCGACTGGCTCGGCTTCGGGGTGGCCAACCTGGTGAACGTCTTCAACCCGGAGATGGTCATCTTCGGCGGGACCATGCGCGACCTCTACCTTGCGGCGGCAGCCCAGATCCGCAGCCGGCTCAACTCCAACGCGCTCGGCGCCTGCCTGGAGCACGTCCGGCTGCGTACGCCGAAGCTGGGCGAGGACGCACCTCTGATCGGGGCAGCCGAGTTGGCTTTCGAACGACTCCTCGCCGACCCCCTCGACGTGGGCTGA
- a CDS encoding DUF1707 SHOCT-like domain-containing protein, whose product MDVELRASDDDRHRVVAELHRHTTAGRLTLDEFSDRAGAVWTARTLGDLAALTRDLPALPDPANDGDDPVGHGRRELLMLFAAAALTLLLLGGFLAVTR is encoded by the coding sequence GTGGATGTCGAGCTGCGCGCTTCCGACGACGACCGCCACCGGGTGGTCGCCGAGCTGCACCGGCACACCACGGCGGGCCGGCTGACCCTTGACGAGTTCTCCGATCGGGCCGGTGCGGTGTGGACAGCGCGCACCCTCGGTGACCTGGCCGCGCTGACCCGCGACCTGCCAGCCCTGCCCGACCCGGCCAACGACGGTGACGATCCCGTCGGGCACGGGCGCCGGGAGTTGCTGATGCTCTTCGCCGCCGCCGCACTCACCCTGCTGCTGCTCGGCGGCTTCCTCGCCGTCACCCGCTGA
- a CDS encoding ATP-binding cassette domain-containing protein, producing MSATPLLELRGIDKSFGPVQVLRDVALTVHPGEVTALVGDNGAGKSTLVKCISGIYPTDAGEILFNGEPVHVGSPRDAAALGIEVVYQDLALCDNLDIVQNMFLGREKRSGIVLDEPTMEQLAAETLAGLSVRTVTSLRQHVSSLSGGQRQTVAIAKAVLWNSKLVILDEPTAALGVAQTAQVLELVRRLADNGLAVVLISHNMNDVFAVSDRIAALYLGQMVAQVKTTDITHAQVVELITAGRSGGLGLTTDPGSNGDGSQPADSISGGLR from the coding sequence GTGTCCGCGACCCCCCTGCTGGAACTCCGCGGGATCGACAAGAGCTTCGGTCCCGTCCAGGTGCTCCGCGACGTCGCCCTGACCGTCCACCCGGGTGAAGTGACCGCACTGGTCGGTGACAACGGCGCCGGCAAGTCGACCCTGGTGAAGTGCATCAGCGGCATCTACCCCACCGACGCCGGCGAGATCCTGTTCAACGGTGAACCGGTGCACGTCGGCAGCCCTCGCGACGCCGCCGCGCTGGGCATCGAGGTCGTCTACCAGGACCTCGCGCTCTGCGACAACCTGGACATCGTGCAGAACATGTTCCTCGGCCGGGAGAAGCGCAGCGGCATCGTCCTGGACGAGCCGACCATGGAACAGCTCGCCGCCGAGACGCTGGCCGGGCTCTCCGTCCGCACCGTCACCTCACTGCGTCAACACGTGTCCAGCCTCTCCGGCGGCCAACGCCAGACCGTGGCCATCGCCAAGGCGGTGCTGTGGAACAGCAAGCTCGTCATCCTGGACGAGCCGACCGCGGCGCTCGGCGTGGCACAGACCGCCCAGGTGCTCGAACTGGTCCGCCGCCTCGCCGACAACGGCCTGGCCGTGGTGCTCATCTCGCACAACATGAACGACGTCTTCGCCGTCTCCGACCGGATCGCCGCGCTGTACCTCGGCCAGATGGTCGCCCAGGTGAAGACCACCGACATCACCCATGCCCAGGTGGTCGAGCTGATCACCGCCGGGCGTTCGGGCGGGCTCGGCCTCACCACCGACCCGGGCAGCAACGGCGACGGCTCGCAGCCGGCCGACTCGATCTCAGGAGGCCTCCGATGA
- the tsaD gene encoding tRNA (adenosine(37)-N6)-threonylcarbamoyltransferase complex transferase subunit TsaD — protein sequence MADEPLILGIETSCDETGVGIVRGHTLLADALASSVEEHARFGGVVPEVASRAHLEAIVPTMDRALTEAGVTLADIDAIAVTSGPGLAGALLVGVAAAKGYALAAEKPVYGVNHLAAHVAVDTLEHGPLPEPAIALLVSGGHSSLLLIDDLARGVTPLGATIDDAAGEAFDKVARLLGLPFPGGPPIDREARAGDAAAIAFPRGLTAAKDLAAHRYDFSFSGLKTAVARWVEARQRAGEPVPVADVAASFQEAVCDVLTSKALAACRASGIETLVIGGGVAANSRLRAMAEQRAEKYGIRVRVPRPKLCTDNGAMVAALGSHLVAAGVAPSRLDLPADSALPLTTVSV from the coding sequence ATGGCTGACGAACCGCTGATCCTGGGTATCGAGACCTCCTGCGACGAGACCGGCGTCGGCATCGTGCGGGGGCACACCCTGCTGGCCGACGCGCTCGCCTCCAGCGTCGAGGAGCACGCCCGGTTCGGAGGTGTGGTCCCCGAGGTGGCCAGCCGGGCCCACCTGGAGGCCATCGTGCCGACCATGGACCGGGCGCTGACCGAGGCCGGTGTCACCCTGGCCGACATCGACGCGATCGCGGTCACCTCCGGGCCGGGGCTGGCCGGCGCGCTGCTGGTCGGCGTCGCCGCCGCGAAGGGCTACGCGCTCGCCGCCGAGAAGCCGGTGTACGGCGTCAACCACCTCGCCGCCCACGTCGCGGTGGACACCCTCGAACACGGCCCACTGCCCGAACCCGCCATCGCGCTCCTGGTGTCCGGCGGCCACTCGTCCCTCCTGCTCATCGACGACCTGGCCCGGGGCGTCACCCCGCTGGGAGCCACCATCGACGACGCGGCCGGCGAGGCGTTCGACAAGGTCGCCCGGCTGCTCGGGCTGCCGTTTCCGGGCGGCCCGCCCATCGACCGGGAGGCCCGGGCCGGCGACGCCGCCGCGATCGCCTTCCCACGTGGTCTGACCGCCGCGAAGGATCTCGCCGCCCACCGGTACGACTTCTCGTTCTCGGGGCTGAAGACGGCGGTGGCCCGGTGGGTCGAGGCGCGTCAGCGTGCCGGCGAGCCGGTGCCGGTGGCCGACGTGGCCGCGTCCTTCCAGGAGGCGGTCTGTGACGTCCTGACCAGCAAGGCGCTCGCCGCCTGCCGGGCGAGCGGGATCGAGACGTTGGTGATCGGCGGGGGAGTGGCGGCGAATTCGCGGCTGAGGGCGATGGCCGAGCAGCGGGCCGAGAAGTACGGCATCCGGGTCCGCGTGCCCCGGCCGAAGCTGTGCACCGACAACGGTGCGATGGTGGCCGCGCTCGGTTCGCACCTGGTCGCCGCTGGGGTCGCACCGAGCCGACTGGACCTGCCGGCCGACTCGGCACTGCCGTTGACCACGGTCAGCGTGTGA
- the groL gene encoding chaperonin GroEL (60 kDa chaperone family; promotes refolding of misfolded polypeptides especially under stressful conditions; forms two stacked rings of heptamers to form a barrel-shaped 14mer; ends can be capped by GroES; misfolded proteins enter the barrel where they are refolded when GroES binds) → MAKILSFSDDARHLLEHGVNALADAVKVTLGPRGRNVVLDKKFGAPTITNDGVTIAKEIELTNPYENLGAQLVKEVATKTNDVAGDGTTTATVLAQAMVREGLRNVTAGTNPAGLKRGIDAAATKISEALLGRAAEVTSKESIANVATISAQDATIGDLIAEAMERVGRDGVITVEEGSMLTTELDVTEGLQFDKGFISPNFVTDLEGQESVLEDAYILVTTQKISAIEELLPLLEKVLQNSKPLLIIAEDVDGQALSTLVVNSLRKTLKVCAVKAPGFGDRRKAMLQDIAISTGAELVAPELGYKLDQVGLEVLGTARRVVVDKENTTIVDGGGQKADVADRVSQIRKEIEASDSDWDREKLAERLAKLSGGIAVIKAGAATEVEMKERKHRIEDAIAATKAAVEEGTVPGGGAALVQILSVLDDDLGFTGDEKVGVSVVRKSLVEPLRWIAQNAGHDGYVVTQKVADLEWGNGLDAAKGEYVDLVKAGIIDPVKVTRNAVTNAASIAGLLLTTESLVVEKPEQAEPAAAGGHGHGHGHQHGPGF, encoded by the coding sequence ATGGCGAAGATCCTGAGCTTCTCGGACGACGCCCGACACCTGCTGGAGCACGGTGTCAACGCCCTCGCGGACGCGGTCAAGGTCACCCTCGGCCCGCGCGGGCGCAACGTCGTCCTGGACAAGAAATTCGGTGCGCCGACGATCACCAACGATGGTGTGACCATCGCCAAGGAGATCGAGCTCACCAACCCGTACGAGAACCTTGGCGCGCAGCTGGTCAAGGAGGTGGCGACCAAGACCAACGACGTCGCCGGCGACGGGACCACCACTGCGACCGTGCTGGCCCAGGCGATGGTTCGTGAGGGCCTGCGCAACGTGACCGCCGGGACCAACCCGGCCGGTCTCAAGCGGGGCATCGACGCGGCGGCCACCAAGATCTCCGAGGCGCTGCTCGGCCGTGCCGCGGAGGTCACCAGCAAGGAGTCGATCGCGAACGTGGCGACGATCTCCGCGCAGGACGCCACGATCGGCGATCTGATCGCCGAGGCGATGGAGCGGGTCGGCCGCGACGGTGTCATCACCGTCGAGGAAGGCTCGATGCTCACCACCGAACTGGACGTGACCGAGGGTCTCCAGTTCGACAAAGGTTTCATCTCGCCGAACTTCGTCACCGACCTGGAGGGTCAGGAGTCCGTCCTTGAGGACGCGTACATCCTGGTCACCACCCAGAAGATCTCGGCGATCGAGGAGCTGCTGCCGCTGCTGGAGAAGGTCCTGCAGAACAGCAAGCCCCTGCTGATCATCGCCGAGGACGTGGACGGCCAGGCGCTCTCCACCCTGGTGGTCAACTCGCTGCGCAAGACCCTCAAGGTCTGCGCGGTCAAGGCCCCCGGCTTCGGTGACCGGCGCAAGGCGATGCTCCAGGACATCGCGATCTCCACGGGCGCCGAGCTGGTCGCCCCGGAACTGGGCTACAAGCTTGACCAGGTCGGCCTCGAGGTGCTCGGCACCGCTCGGCGCGTCGTGGTCGACAAGGAGAACACCACGATCGTCGACGGCGGTGGCCAGAAGGCCGACGTCGCCGACCGGGTGTCCCAGATCCGCAAGGAGATCGAGGCCTCCGACTCCGACTGGGACCGGGAGAAGCTGGCCGAGCGGCTGGCAAAGCTCTCCGGTGGCATCGCCGTCATCAAGGCTGGTGCGGCGACCGAGGTCGAGATGAAGGAGCGCAAGCACCGCATCGAGGACGCCATCGCGGCGACCAAGGCTGCGGTCGAGGAGGGCACCGTGCCCGGTGGCGGCGCCGCGCTGGTGCAGATCCTGTCGGTGCTCGATGACGACCTGGGCTTCACCGGTGACGAGAAGGTCGGCGTCTCGGTCGTGCGCAAGTCGCTCGTCGAGCCGCTGCGCTGGATCGCGCAGAACGCCGGTCACGACGGCTACGTCGTGACGCAGAAGGTCGCCGACCTGGAGTGGGGCAACGGCCTCGACGCTGCCAAGGGCGAGTACGTCGACCTGGTCAAGGCCGGCATCATCGACCCGGTGAAGGTGACCCGCAACGCGGTCACCAACGCCGCCTCGATCGCCGGTCTGCTGCTCACCACGGAGAGCCTCGTGGTGGAGAAGCCGGAGCAGGCCGAGCCGGCCGCCGCCGGTGGGCACGGCCACGGCCACGGCCACCAGCACGGCCCGGGCTTCTGA
- the rimI gene encoding ribosomal protein S18-alanine N-acetyltransferase gives MTAVRLDPFRWWHIDDVLPIEADLFGAEQWSPAMFWNELANGHHYRVAVDADGSVLGYAGLAGVPPGEVWVQNIAVRRDAQRRGVGRALLEELLAEAARRDSRSTLLEVAVDNAAAQRLYATYGFEPIGVRRGYYQPSNTDALVMRRDAEPTGDGPNDHG, from the coding sequence GTGACGGCGGTACGGCTCGACCCGTTCCGCTGGTGGCACATCGACGACGTGCTGCCGATCGAGGCTGACCTCTTCGGCGCCGAGCAGTGGTCGCCGGCCATGTTCTGGAACGAGTTGGCCAACGGGCACCACTACCGGGTCGCCGTCGACGCAGACGGTTCGGTGCTCGGTTACGCCGGGCTCGCCGGTGTTCCGCCGGGCGAGGTGTGGGTGCAGAACATCGCCGTCCGCCGGGACGCCCAGCGGCGCGGCGTTGGCCGTGCCCTGCTGGAGGAACTGCTCGCCGAGGCGGCCCGGCGCGACTCCCGCAGCACCCTGCTGGAGGTCGCCGTGGACAACGCCGCCGCCCAGCGGCTCTACGCGACGTACGGGTTCGAGCCGATCGGGGTGCGGCGCGGCTACTACCAACCGAGCAACACCGACGCGCTGGTCATGCGGCGCGACGCCGAGCCGACCGGGGACGGACCAAACGACCATGGCTGA
- a CDS encoding sugar ABC transporter permease — protein sequence MTTTAVRKDGPAAVTPAPTVGGHVRNYLSRVRGGDVGALPAVLGLIVLCTVFAVMRPSSFLSAGNFANLFTQGAAVTLIAMGLVFVLLLGEIDLSAGFASGVCAAVLANLVTVLGYPWWVAVLAAVATGLVIGTSLGLLVAKIGIPSFVVTLAGFLAFQGIVLMLVKDGTNISVRDEVLVAIANRNLAPTLGWTLAALAVVGYAAVQLLRHRNRLARGLITDPIAVVALRIGGLAVILGAAVYVLNLERSRNVLVVSLKGVPIVVPVIAVLLIIWTFVLQRTSYGRHIYAVGGNREAARRAGIGVDRIRISVFMICSSMAAVGGIVAASRANSVDPNTGGSNVLLYAVGAAVIGGTSLFGGKGRVLDAVLGGAVVAVIENGMGLMGYSAGVKYVVTGVVLLLAASVDALSRRRAAATGTR from the coding sequence ATGACCACCACCGCCGTGCGGAAGGACGGCCCGGCGGCCGTCACACCGGCGCCGACCGTCGGGGGCCACGTCCGCAACTACCTGAGCCGGGTACGCGGTGGCGACGTCGGCGCGTTACCAGCCGTACTCGGCCTGATCGTGCTCTGCACCGTCTTCGCGGTCATGCGGCCGTCGTCGTTCCTGTCGGCCGGCAACTTCGCCAACCTCTTCACCCAGGGCGCGGCGGTCACGCTGATCGCGATGGGCCTGGTCTTCGTGCTGCTGCTCGGCGAGATCGACCTCTCCGCCGGCTTCGCCAGCGGCGTCTGCGCGGCCGTGCTGGCCAACCTGGTCACCGTGCTCGGCTACCCCTGGTGGGTCGCCGTGCTCGCCGCGGTCGCCACCGGTCTGGTCATCGGCACCAGCCTCGGCCTGCTGGTCGCGAAGATCGGCATTCCGTCCTTCGTGGTCACCCTTGCCGGCTTCCTCGCCTTCCAGGGCATCGTGCTGATGCTCGTGAAGGACGGCACCAACATCTCCGTCCGCGACGAGGTGCTGGTCGCCATCGCCAACCGCAACCTCGCCCCCACCCTCGGCTGGACGCTGGCCGCCCTCGCGGTCGTCGGCTACGCGGCGGTGCAACTGCTGCGCCACCGCAACCGGCTTGCCCGCGGTCTGATCACCGACCCGATCGCCGTGGTGGCGCTGCGGATCGGCGGGCTCGCCGTCATCCTCGGCGCGGCGGTGTACGTCCTCAACCTGGAGCGCAGCCGCAACGTACTGGTCGTCTCCCTCAAGGGTGTGCCGATCGTGGTGCCGGTCATCGCGGTGCTGCTGATCATCTGGACCTTCGTGCTTCAGCGCACCAGCTACGGCCGGCACATCTACGCCGTGGGCGGCAACCGGGAAGCGGCCCGCCGGGCCGGTATCGGAGTCGACCGGATCCGGATCTCGGTCTTCATGATCTGCTCGTCCATGGCCGCCGTCGGTGGCATCGTGGCGGCCAGCCGAGCCAACTCGGTCGACCCGAACACGGGGGGCAGTAACGTACTGCTCTACGCGGTCGGCGCAGCGGTGATCGGCGGCACCAGCCTCTTCGGCGGCAAGGGCCGCGTCCTCGACGCCGTGCTCGGCGGCGCGGTGGTCGCGGTCATCGAAAATGGAATGGGCCTGATGGGATACAGCGCGGGAGTCAAGTACGTGGTCACCGGCGTCGTGCTGCTGCTCGCCGCCAGCGTCGACGCGCTTTCCCGCCGCCGCGCGGCAGCCACCGGCACCCGCTGA